The Stigmatopora argus isolate UIUO_Sarg chromosome 16, RoL_Sarg_1.0, whole genome shotgun sequence genome has a window encoding:
- the tnpo1 gene encoding transportin-1, producing the protein MECAWKPDEQGLQQVLQLLKESQSPDTSTQRSVQQRLEQLNQFPDFNNYLIFVLTKFKTEDEPTRSLSGLILKNNVKAHYQNFPHGVSDFIKDECLQSIGDSSSFIRATLGILITTIASKGELQNWPELLPKLCQLLDSEDYNTCEGAFGALQKICEDSAEILDSDILDRPLNIMIPKFLQFFKHSSPKIRSHAIACVNQFIISRTQALMLHIDAFIENLFVLAADEEPEVRKNVCRALVMLLEVRLDRLLPHMHHIVEYMLQRTQDQDENVALEACEFWLTLAEQPVCKEVLCGHLSKLTPVLVNGMKYSEIDIIMLKGDIEEDEAIPDSEQDIRPRFHRSRTVAQQHEGDGIEDQVDDDDLDDDDDDETISDWNLRKCSAAALDILANVFRDELLLHILPLLKELLFHPEWIVKESGILVLGAIAEGCMQGMIPYLPELIPHLIQCLSDKKALVRSITCWTLSRYAHWVVSQPPDVYLKPLMTELLKRILDSNKRVQEAACSAFATLEEEACTELVPYLAFILDTLVFAFHKYQHKNLLILYDAIGTLADSVGHHLNKPEYIQMLMPPLIQKWNQLKDEDKDLFPLLECLSSVATALQSGFLPYCEPVYQRCVNLVQKTLAQAMLYQSQPEQYEAPDKDFMIVALDLLSGLAEGLGGTIEQLVARSNILTLMYQCMQDKMPEVRQSSFALLGDLTKACFQHVKPCIADFMPILGTNLNPEFISVCNNATWAIGAIAIQMGPEMQPYVAVVLHQLVEIINRPNTPKTLLENTAITIGRLGYVCPQEVAPMLQQFIRPWCTSLRNIRDNEEKDSAFRGICTMISVNPGGVVQDFIFFCDAVASWVNPKEDLRDMFYKILHGFQNQVGEENWRRFSDQFPMPLKDRLAVFYGV; encoded by the exons AGACTGGAGCAGCTGAATCAGTTTCCCGACTTTAACAACTACTTGATATTTGTTTTGACCAAGTTCAAAACAGAAG ATGAGCCAACACGCTCCCTGAGTGGCTTGATACTGAAGAACAATGTGAAAGCTCACTATCAGAACTTCCCTCATGGCGTGTCTGATTTCATCAAGGACGAGTGCCTCCAAAGCATCGGCGATTCCTCGTCGTTCATCCGCGCCACCCTcg GTATCTTGATCACCACAATTGCGTCGAAGGGAGAACTGCAAAATTGGCCTGAGCTTTTACCCAAACTGTGCCAGCTGCTGGATTCTGAAGATTACAACACGTGCGAG GGGGCTTTTGGAGCCCTACAGAAGATCTGCGAGGACTCTGCCGAGATCCTGGACAGCGACATTTTGGATCGCCCCCTCAACATCATGATCCCCAAGTTCTTGCAGTTTTTCAAGCATAGCAGCCCCAAAATCAG GTCCCACGCCATTGCCTGCGTCAACCAGTTCATCATCAGCCGGACTCAGGCGCTCATGCTGCACATCGATGCATTTATCGAG AACCTGTTCGTGCTGGCCGCCGACGAGGAGCCCGAGGTGCGCAAAAACGTGTGCCGAGCGCTCGTCATGTTGCTGGAGGTGCGCTTGGACCGACTGCTGCCGCACATGCATCATATTGTTGAG TACATGCTTCAGAGGACACAAGACCAGGATGAAAACGTGGCCTTGGAGGCCTGCGAATTCTGGCTGACGTTAGCCGAGCAGCCCGTGTGCAAGGAAGTGCTATGCGGCCACCTGTCCAA GCTCACGCCGGTGCTCGTCAACGGGATGAAGTACTCCGAGATAGACATCATCATGCTCAAG GGCGATATCGAGGAGGACGAAGCCATCCCCGATAGCGAGCAAGACATCCGCCCTCGTTTCCACCGCTCCCGCACGGTGGCCCAACAGCACGAGGGCGACGGCATCGAGGATCAGGTCGACGACGACGATCtagatgacgacgacgacgacgaaacCATTTCGGATTGGAACCTTC GTAAATGTTCGGCAGCGGCCTTGGACATTCTGGCCAACGTGTTTCGGGACGAGCTGTTGCTGCACATTTTGCCGCTTCTCAAGGAGCTGCTCTTCCATCCCGAGTGGATCGTCAAGGAGTCGGGCATCCTCGTGCTGGGAGCCATCGCGGAAG GCTGCATGCAGGGAATGATTCCGTACCTCCCCGAGTTGATTCCCCATCTGATCCAGTGTCTGTCGGACAAGAAGGCACTGGTGCGCTCCATCACCTGCTGGACGCTGAGCCGCTACGCCCACTGGGTGGTGAGCCAGCCCCCCGACGTCTATCTGAAGCCTCTCATGACCGAGCTCCTCAAGCGCATTCTGGACAGCAACAAGCGCGTGCAGGAGGCCGCTTGCAG CGCCTTTGCCACCTTGGAGGAGGAGGCGTGCACAGAGTTGGTGCCCTACCTGGCTTTCATTCTGGACACGCTGGTGTTCGCCTTCCACAAATACCAGCACAAGAACCTTCTCATCCTTTACGACGCCATCGGAACGCTGGCCGACTCGGTGGGACACCACCTCAACAAACCG GAGTACATCCAGATGTTGATGCCACCTCTGATCCAGAAGTGGAACCAGCTCaaggatgaagacaaagaccttTTCCCTTTGTTAGAA TGCCTTTCGTCCGTAGCGACGGCTTTGCAGAGCGGCTTCTTGCCCTACTGCGAGCCCGTCTACCAACGATGCGTCAACCTCGTCCAGAAGACTCTTGCTCAGGCCATG CTTTACCAATCGCAACCAGAGCAGTACGAAGCACCGGACAAAGACTTCATGATCGTGGCTTTGGATCTTCTCAGCGGTCTGGCCGAAGGTTTGGGAGGCACCATCGAGCAACTGGTCGCCCGGAGCAACATCCTCACCCTGATGTACCAATGCATGCAG GACAAAATGCCTGAAGTACGTCAGAGTTCCTTCGCTTTGTTGGGGGATCTGACCAAGGCATGTTTCCAGCATGTCAAACCGTGCATCG CTGACTTTATGCCCATACTGGGTACTAATTTGAACCCAGAGTTTATTTCTGTGTGCAACAATGCAACATGGGCAATAGGAGCGATAGCCATACAAATGG GGCCTGAAATGCAGCCATATGTTGCGGTGGTGCTTCACCAACTAGTGGAAATCATTAACAGGCCCAATACGCCGAAAACACTTCTGGAAAACACAG CAATAACAATTGGTCGTCTTGGTTACGTTTGTCCTCAAGAGGTGGCACCCATGCTACAGCAGTTTATAAGACCCTG GTGCACCTCGTTGCGGAATATTCGAGATAACGAGGAGAAAGACTCTGCTTTTCGGGGGATTTGCACCATGATCAGCGTCAATCCAGGCGGAGTCGTGCAG gatTTTATCTTTTTCTGTGATGCCGTGGCCTCCTGGGTCAACCCTAAGGAAGATCTGCGAGACATGTTTTACAAG ATCCTTCACGGCTTTCAAAACCAAGTGGGGGAGGAGAACTGGAGGCGCTTTTCTGACCAGTTCCCCATGCCGTTAAAAGACCGCCTGGCTGTCTTCTACGGGGTCTAA